A part of Variovorax sp. HW608 genomic DNA contains:
- a CDS encoding cupin domain-containing protein, with the protein MTSIVKDTVHGGTQNPQPEQWHPFEWEEPRLGKQVHGEIAVIRSGGTSGSLQAGLWRTGSNSRGAAASGAHRLTYSSPLGDETAVVLEGSAVITVKATGKQYLVEPGSVISHPKGLEVEWDIRAPYFKKYWVIWNGSQATRSPPQDFQVTNVSDNPSDWQEYHFTEPKEGAQVAGELFFIRTGGSTGTFLSGIWRSGKGIAGTNVDAKGTLVTPYTGTLGDETILLLEGEVEVVETASGKKQNFRAGDIIGLSSGQHITWTSKGPFTKKLWVITKDELPS; encoded by the coding sequence ATGACCAGCATCGTCAAGGACACCGTGCATGGCGGTACACAGAACCCGCAGCCGGAGCAATGGCATCCGTTTGAATGGGAGGAGCCACGCTTGGGCAAGCAGGTTCACGGAGAGATTGCGGTGATCCGTTCCGGCGGCACGTCCGGCTCTTTGCAGGCAGGCCTCTGGCGCACCGGGTCGAACTCGCGCGGCGCGGCCGCGAGTGGCGCGCATCGCCTGACCTATTCGTCGCCGCTTGGCGACGAAACAGCGGTGGTGCTCGAAGGCTCGGCCGTCATTACCGTCAAGGCCACTGGCAAGCAGTACCTCGTCGAGCCCGGCTCCGTCATCAGTCACCCGAAGGGCCTCGAAGTGGAATGGGACATCCGCGCGCCATACTTCAAGAAGTATTGGGTGATCTGGAACGGGTCGCAGGCCACGCGGAGTCCGCCGCAGGACTTCCAGGTCACGAACGTCAGCGACAACCCATCCGATTGGCAGGAGTATCACTTCACCGAGCCCAAGGAAGGCGCGCAGGTGGCCGGTGAACTGTTCTTCATCCGGACGGGTGGGTCGACGGGCACCTTTCTGAGCGGCATCTGGCGTTCAGGCAAGGGCATTGCCGGCACCAACGTCGATGCCAAGGGCACGTTGGTGACGCCCTATACGGGAACGCTCGGTGACGAAACGATCCTGCTGCTCGAAGGAGAGGTCGAAGTCGTCGAGACCGCGAGCGGGAAGAAGCAGAACTTCCGCGCAGGCGACATCATCGGGCTGTCGTCGGGGCAGCACATCACCTGGACCTCGAAGGGGCCGTTCACCAAGAAGCTTTGGGTGATCACCAAGGACGAACTGCCGTCCTGA
- a CDS encoding AraC family transcriptional regulator: MFGHSLDKYVNSTMRQTSSALGWSAILAERWSHAAGELPRLVPRETEVAIQLSGKTLVDRAGGGRREHTHGHRGTIWLCPAGIEEEYINVVEPMADCLHLFLPGQPFSETVQREFDIDPARAGLRYQAIDHDPFVSMIADQIVGELSNETGVGRLFVESLSVALSAHLLKNYSELGLARPLADKMPKPLDSRRLSRVVDFIDGHLDQDFTVLELAGIACMSVGHFTRSFRAATGRAPHAFVAERRLMLAKRRLRDECCSIEEIAFSAGFSSLANFSKAFRHSTGLSPSQFRARS; the protein is encoded by the coding sequence ATGTTCGGGCATTCGTTGGACAAGTACGTCAACAGCACGATGCGCCAGACCTCCAGCGCGCTGGGCTGGTCGGCCATCCTGGCCGAGCGTTGGAGCCACGCGGCCGGGGAACTGCCCCGGCTGGTGCCGCGTGAAACCGAGGTCGCCATTCAACTGAGCGGGAAGACGCTGGTCGACCGCGCAGGCGGGGGCCGGCGAGAGCACACGCATGGCCATCGGGGAACCATCTGGCTGTGCCCCGCGGGCATCGAGGAGGAGTACATCAACGTGGTCGAGCCCATGGCCGACTGCCTGCACTTGTTCCTGCCCGGCCAACCGTTCTCCGAGACCGTCCAGCGCGAGTTCGACATCGATCCGGCCCGGGCCGGCCTGCGTTATCAGGCGATCGATCACGACCCCTTCGTGAGCATGATCGCGGACCAGATCGTGGGCGAGCTGTCCAACGAGACGGGGGTCGGGCGGCTGTTCGTCGAAAGCCTCTCGGTGGCGCTCAGCGCCCACCTCCTCAAGAACTATTCGGAACTGGGACTGGCCCGGCCGCTGGCCGACAAGATGCCCAAGCCGCTGGACAGCCGGCGCCTGTCACGCGTGGTCGACTTCATCGATGGCCATCTCGACCAGGACTTCACAGTGCTTGAGCTCGCGGGCATCGCCTGCATGAGCGTGGGCCACTTCACTCGCAGCTTCAGGGCTGCGACAGGTCGAGCGCCGCATGCCTTCGTGGCTGAGCGGCGGCTCATGCTGGCCAAGCGTCGTCTGCGCGACGAATGTTGCTCGATCGAGGAGATCGCGTTTTCGGCCGGCTTCTCCTCGCTGGCCAACTTCTCCAAGGCGTTCCGCCATTCGACCGGTTTGTCGCCCAGCCAGTTCAGGGCCCGTTCCTGA
- a CDS encoding AMP-binding protein, translating into MSNHINSDTFATFVAARDFLQAHRIDYEAACKGFVWPRLETFNWALDYFDYIAAGNGSPALWIVEEDGREEICSFSQMSTRSSSAANWLRAQGVRRGDRLLLMMGNERCLWEAMLAAMKVGAVVIPATTLLSHEDLLDRFERGQVRHVIASAEYTAKFDDIPGGYTRIAAAGAADGWLRFEDAYAAPTHFTPEQPTRVTDPLLLYFTSGTTSKPKLVLHSHQSYPIGHLSTMYWLGLMPGDVHLNISSPGWAKHAWSCFFAPWNAQACVMVYNYQRFQARALLDILQARPVATLCAPPTVYRLLMQEDLSRTQVHLRELIGAGEPMNPEVIARFQEAWGITLRDGFGQTETTCQIGNTPGQPLRPGSMGRPLPGYRVNLLDVDDQSAAEGEISLDLASGPMGLMVGYADDAERTADVMRNGHYHTGDLASRDADGYITYVGRADDVFKASDYRISPFELESVLIEHPAVAEGAVIPSFDPVRLAVPKAIVTLTAGRAPTADLAQDILRFCSERLGPYKRIRKIEFADLPKTISGKTRRAELRKREAGLDASPDGRCLEYPEQSTA; encoded by the coding sequence ATGTCGAACCATATCAACAGCGACACCTTCGCAACCTTTGTCGCTGCGCGCGACTTCCTGCAGGCGCATCGCATCGACTACGAGGCGGCGTGCAAAGGGTTTGTCTGGCCGCGGCTGGAAACCTTCAACTGGGCGCTCGACTACTTTGACTACATCGCCGCTGGCAACGGGTCGCCGGCCCTGTGGATCGTCGAGGAGGACGGCCGCGAGGAGATCTGCTCTTTCTCCCAGATGAGCACACGTTCTTCCAGCGCCGCCAACTGGCTGCGGGCGCAAGGCGTGCGTCGCGGCGACCGCCTGTTGCTGATGATGGGAAACGAGCGCTGCCTGTGGGAGGCGATGCTGGCGGCGATGAAAGTCGGCGCGGTCGTGATTCCCGCGACCACGCTGTTGTCACACGAAGACCTGTTGGATCGCTTCGAGCGTGGCCAGGTGCGGCATGTCATCGCGTCGGCCGAATACACGGCCAAGTTCGATGACATTCCCGGTGGGTACACGCGCATCGCCGCCGCCGGAGCAGCCGATGGCTGGCTGCGCTTCGAAGATGCCTACGCCGCACCGACGCATTTCACGCCCGAGCAGCCGACTCGCGTCACGGATCCGCTGCTGCTGTACTTCACCTCGGGCACCACATCCAAGCCCAAGCTGGTGTTGCACAGCCATCAGAGCTACCCGATCGGCCACCTGTCCACCATGTACTGGCTGGGGCTCATGCCGGGCGACGTGCACCTGAACATCTCTTCGCCCGGATGGGCCAAGCATGCCTGGAGCTGCTTCTTCGCGCCGTGGAACGCGCAGGCCTGCGTCATGGTCTACAACTACCAGCGCTTTCAGGCGCGCGCCTTGCTGGACATTCTGCAAGCCCGGCCCGTCGCCACGCTGTGCGCGCCGCCGACTGTCTACCGGCTGCTGATGCAGGAGGATCTTTCGCGCACCCAGGTTCATCTGCGAGAGCTGATCGGCGCGGGCGAGCCGATGAACCCTGAGGTGATTGCGCGATTCCAGGAGGCTTGGGGCATCACCTTGCGCGACGGATTTGGCCAGACCGAAACCACCTGCCAAATCGGCAACACGCCTGGCCAGCCGCTCAGGCCGGGTAGCATGGGGCGGCCCTTGCCTGGCTACCGGGTGAACCTGCTCGATGTCGATGACCAGTCTGCGGCGGAAGGCGAGATCAGCCTGGACCTCGCCTCGGGGCCCATGGGCCTGATGGTCGGCTACGCCGATGATGCTGAACGCACCGCCGACGTGATGCGTAATGGTCACTACCATACCGGCGATCTCGCCAGCCGGGACGCGGACGGCTACATCACTTACGTTGGTCGCGCCGACGACGTCTTCAAGGCATCGGACTACCGCATCAGCCCCTTTGAGTTGGAGTCGGTGCTGATCGAGCATCCTGCCGTGGCCGAGGGGGCCGTGATCCCCAGCTTCGACCCAGTGCGCCTGGCCGTGCCCAAGGCCATCGTGACGTTGACTGCTGGGCGGGCGCCCACGGCCGATCTGGCCCAGGACATCCTGCGCTTTTGTAGCGAGCGCCTCGGGCCGTACAAGCGAATCCGCAAGATCGAGTTCGCCGACTTGCCCAAGACCATCTCGGGCAAGACCCGTCGCGCTGAACTACGGAAGCGCGAGGCCGGTCTGGATGCGTCGCCAGACGGACGCTGTCTTGAATATCCAGAGCAGTCAACGGCCTGA
- a CDS encoding LysR family transcriptional regulator, with amino-acid sequence MTKARRLDDLWSHIHCLAILARSGTFTAAASRLHISKASVSQRIAELEAAAGIPLVRRTTRSVRLTEAGQRLVDGTADAFGRIEQIFTGVKDLSEHPRGVLSLTAPVAFGRQIIAPLIPKFLARHPEVQIQMELSDRLASLANEGFDVAIRHVSEVPETHVASILCETRSVLVATPEYLGKHGTPEHPSDLRRHSCLHYFRRSESVSWTFEREGAVTEEFIVAVRGNFAANNSEVLRQAALGDLGIALLPDFSARSELQAGALVPVLPQWRIVGGFADRLYLVRPYTTHVPRTVTAFTVFLREALSSGIAPSH; translated from the coding sequence TTGACCAAAGCAAGACGACTGGACGATCTGTGGTCCCACATCCACTGCCTGGCGATCCTCGCAAGAAGTGGGACCTTCACCGCGGCCGCAAGTCGCCTGCACATCAGCAAAGCATCGGTCAGCCAGCGAATAGCTGAACTCGAAGCGGCCGCTGGGATTCCGCTGGTTCGACGTACAACGCGAAGCGTCCGTCTCACGGAGGCGGGCCAACGGTTGGTGGACGGCACCGCAGACGCCTTCGGAAGAATTGAACAGATATTCACTGGGGTGAAGGATCTCTCCGAACACCCGCGAGGCGTTCTCAGCTTGACCGCGCCGGTCGCCTTCGGGCGACAAATCATTGCTCCCCTCATTCCGAAGTTTCTGGCGCGCCACCCCGAGGTGCAGATTCAAATGGAATTGAGCGACCGGCTCGCATCGCTTGCAAACGAGGGGTTTGATGTCGCGATTCGACACGTGTCGGAAGTGCCAGAGACGCACGTTGCCTCGATCCTGTGTGAGACCCGCTCCGTCCTTGTGGCGACGCCCGAATACCTGGGCAAGCATGGGACACCAGAGCACCCGTCTGACCTTCGCCGGCATAGTTGTCTGCACTACTTCCGGCGCTCGGAATCAGTGAGCTGGACGTTTGAACGCGAAGGCGCGGTGACGGAGGAGTTCATCGTTGCCGTACGTGGCAACTTCGCGGCAAATAACAGCGAGGTGCTCAGGCAGGCCGCGCTCGGTGACCTAGGAATCGCCCTGCTCCCTGACTTCAGCGCAAGGTCAGAGTTGCAGGCAGGCGCCTTGGTACCAGTGCTGCCTCAATGGCGAATCGTAGGCGGGTTTGCCGACCGTCTCTACCTGGTTCGGCCCTACACAACTCATGTACCGAGAACTGTGACTGCGTTCACGGTCTTCTTGAGGGAGGCGCTTTCCTCTGGAATCGCTCCGAGTCACTGA
- a CDS encoding aldehyde dehydrogenase family protein has product MDLSDIQHFISERTAGFLKRGTHQLLIDGEWVSAANGATFETRNPATEKVIAKVAAAGAEDIDRAVRAARKAFEEGPWSGMRPVERERLILRLADLVEEHAQALAEIESIDNGKAVAIARAVDLAMTVDFLRYMAGWATKIEGSTQEHSVPYALKAEFVTYTRREAVGVVGAIVPWNFPLMVAVWKLGPALAAGCTVVLKPAEQTPLSALYLGELIREAGFPPGVVNIVTGDGLGAGAPLARHPGVNKISFTGSTEVGKLIGHASVDNMTRFTLELGGKSPVIVLDDCDPEAAAAGAANAIFFNHGQVCCAGSRLYVHKKMYERVVGEIGKIADRMTLGSGFDASAQMGPLVSQEQLDRVCSYIEAGRASGAEIVAGGERQPGAGYFVRPTVLANVSQNARVVQEEIFGPVLTALPYDSIEEVAAWANDSPYGLGASIWSNNLSKVHRLIPKIKAGTVWVNCHSALDPSMPFGGYKQSGIGRDLGRNALDAYLETKSVFIAV; this is encoded by the coding sequence ATGGATCTTTCCGATATCCAACATTTCATATCCGAGCGCACGGCGGGCTTTCTCAAGCGCGGAACGCACCAACTGCTGATTGATGGCGAGTGGGTGTCTGCCGCGAACGGCGCGACCTTCGAGACGCGCAATCCGGCCACCGAGAAAGTCATCGCCAAGGTTGCGGCGGCCGGGGCGGAAGACATCGACCGCGCGGTGCGCGCCGCGCGCAAGGCCTTCGAAGAAGGCCCCTGGTCCGGCATGCGCCCGGTCGAACGTGAGCGGCTGATTTTGCGGCTCGCGGATCTTGTCGAGGAGCACGCGCAGGCGCTGGCCGAGATCGAGTCGATCGACAACGGCAAGGCTGTCGCGATCGCGCGCGCAGTGGACCTGGCGATGACCGTGGATTTCCTGCGCTACATGGCCGGCTGGGCCACCAAGATCGAAGGCTCGACGCAAGAGCACTCGGTGCCCTATGCGCTGAAGGCCGAGTTCGTGACCTATACGCGGCGCGAAGCAGTCGGCGTGGTCGGTGCCATCGTGCCTTGGAATTTCCCGTTGATGGTGGCAGTCTGGAAGCTCGGTCCCGCGCTTGCCGCCGGCTGTACCGTTGTGCTCAAGCCGGCAGAACAGACGCCGTTGAGCGCGCTGTACCTCGGCGAGTTGATCCGAGAGGCTGGTTTCCCGCCGGGCGTTGTCAACATCGTGACCGGCGACGGGCTGGGCGCGGGCGCACCGCTGGCACGCCATCCGGGCGTGAACAAGATCAGCTTCACGGGCTCCACCGAAGTCGGCAAGCTGATCGGTCATGCCTCCGTTGACAACATGACTCGCTTCACGCTCGAACTTGGCGGCAAGTCGCCGGTGATCGTTCTCGATGATTGCGACCCGGAAGCCGCAGCAGCCGGCGCGGCCAACGCGATCTTCTTCAACCACGGCCAGGTCTGCTGCGCGGGCTCGCGGCTGTACGTGCACAAGAAGATGTACGAGCGCGTGGTTGGCGAGATCGGCAAGATCGCCGATCGGATGACACTTGGCAGTGGCTTCGATGCGTCCGCACAGATGGGGCCGCTGGTCTCACAGGAGCAGCTCGACCGGGTTTGCAGTTACATCGAGGCGGGACGCGCCTCGGGTGCGGAGATCGTCGCGGGCGGGGAGCGGCAGCCGGGCGCGGGCTACTTCGTGCGTCCGACGGTGCTCGCGAATGTGAGCCAAAACGCACGAGTGGTGCAGGAGGAAATTTTCGGTCCGGTGCTGACGGCGCTGCCGTACGACTCGATCGAGGAAGTTGCCGCCTGGGCGAACGATTCACCCTATGGGCTCGGTGCGAGCATCTGGTCGAACAATCTTTCGAAGGTGCATCGCCTGATTCCGAAGATCAAGGCCGGCACGGTCTGGGTCAACTGCCACAGCGCGCTCGATCCTTCTATGCCCTTCGGGGGCTACAAGCAGTCCGGCATCGGCCGCGACTTGGGACGGAACGCGCTCGATGCGTATCTGGAAACCAAGTCGGTTTTCATCGCCGTCTAG
- a CDS encoding CoA-acylating methylmalonate-semialdehyde dehydrogenase, whose product MTAREPFTDTQDACHFIQGKVTPGTGMGRQPIFNPATGEVSRHVVLASVDDVGAAVASAQAAFPKWADTPPIRRARVMFKFLELLNQHRDELAHMITAEHGKVFTDAQGEVARGIDIVEFACGIPQLLKGDHTDQVSTGIDNWTLRQPLGVVAGITPFNFPVMVPMWMFPVAIAAGNCFVLKPSPTDPSPSLRIAELLKEAGLPDGVFNVVQGDKEAVDALLEHPDVRAISFVGSTPIANYIYETGARHGKRVQALGGAKNHMVVMPDADIEQAVDALIGAGYGSAGERCMAISVALLVGDVADRLLPRLVERTKALKVLDGENLAAEMGPIVTRAAHQRITGYIEQGVQEGAKLLVDGRSFDASAAGPDCGEGFWMGGTLFDHVSPDMRIYKEEIFGPVLACVRVHDLAQAVDLINAHEFGNGVACFTRDGNVAREFSRRIQVGMVGINVPIPVPMAWHGFGGWKKSLFGDMHAYGEEGVRFYTKQKSVMQRWPESIGKGAEFVMPTAK is encoded by the coding sequence ATGACCGCTCGAGAGCCATTTACCGATACACAAGATGCCTGCCACTTCATTCAAGGCAAAGTGACGCCGGGAACGGGAATGGGGCGCCAGCCGATCTTCAATCCGGCCACGGGGGAAGTCTCGCGTCACGTTGTCTTGGCCAGCGTCGACGACGTTGGCGCTGCAGTCGCTTCCGCTCAAGCAGCCTTTCCAAAGTGGGCTGACACGCCGCCGATCCGGCGTGCGCGGGTGATGTTCAAATTCCTGGAGCTGCTCAACCAGCACCGTGACGAACTGGCTCACATGATCACTGCCGAGCACGGCAAGGTGTTTACGGATGCACAGGGCGAAGTTGCCCGTGGCATCGACATCGTGGAGTTCGCCTGCGGCATTCCGCAACTGCTCAAGGGCGACCACACCGACCAGGTCTCCACAGGCATCGACAACTGGACGCTGCGCCAGCCGCTCGGCGTGGTGGCGGGCATCACGCCGTTCAACTTCCCGGTCATGGTGCCGATGTGGATGTTCCCGGTGGCGATCGCGGCGGGCAACTGCTTCGTGCTGAAACCGAGCCCGACCGATCCGAGCCCGTCGCTGCGCATCGCCGAGCTGCTCAAGGAAGCGGGGCTGCCCGACGGCGTGTTCAACGTGGTGCAGGGCGACAAGGAAGCGGTCGATGCGCTGCTCGAACACCCGGACGTCAGGGCGATCTCCTTCGTCGGCTCGACGCCGATCGCCAACTACATCTACGAGACCGGCGCGCGCCACGGCAAGCGCGTGCAGGCGCTCGGCGGTGCCAAGAACCACATGGTGGTGATGCCCGATGCGGACATCGAGCAGGCGGTGGATGCGCTGATCGGCGCCGGCTACGGCTCGGCCGGCGAGCGCTGCATGGCAATCAGCGTGGCGTTGCTCGTTGGCGATGTGGCCGACAGGCTGCTGCCCAGGTTGGTCGAGCGCACCAAGGCGCTGAAGGTGCTCGATGGCGAGAACCTCGCGGCCGAGATGGGTCCGATCGTCACTCGAGCGGCGCACCAGCGCATCACTGGCTACATCGAGCAGGGTGTGCAGGAGGGCGCCAAACTGCTGGTCGACGGCCGTTCGTTCGATGCAAGTGCTGCCGGTCCCGATTGCGGCGAAGGCTTCTGGATGGGTGGCACCCTGTTCGATCATGTCTCGCCGGACATGCGCATCTACAAGGAAGAGATCTTCGGCCCTGTCCTCGCTTGCGTGCGCGTGCACGATCTGGCACAGGCGGTGGACCTGATCAATGCGCACGAGTTTGGCAATGGCGTGGCCTGCTTTACTCGCGACGGCAACGTGGCGCGTGAATTCTCGCGCCGCATCCAGGTGGGCATGGTGGGCATCAACGTGCCGATCCCGGTACCGATGGCCTGGCATGGCTTCGGCGGCTGGAAGAAATCGCTCTTCGGCGACATGCATGCCTACGGCGAGGAAGGCGTTCGCTTCTACACCAAGCAGAAGTCGGTGATGCAGCGCTGGCCAGAGAGCATCGGCAAGGGGGCCGAGTTCGTGATGCCGACTGCGAAATAG
- a CDS encoding helix-turn-helix domain-containing protein: MAQSQLFFGTPEQRAALARERFFESGERPSGLVSEAVIQSWYRCVTSGRSAREPLVLDAVSKLNIAAALRTSQQLREASAPGLSRLETVLADTPCQIILTNRDGIVVYASRCRDTHEELLMKGIARVGVDLSEPALGTTAPGIVMKTGQACAVRWGEHFNEEITNVRCTAAPIHDLDAQLAGVLNISVEGRSFGFDAATLISTYAGMIEYHLVARQSRGMLLLAFQVEPGLLSPPQAGLMVVDEKGHLKWLNEVARRLTDGAIGQAVESVLGWPMHTLCALREDQPKHLCLPNGLRVWALAHWHPDDRTGTGRAVADTVGGRTASLPGDRTGGSVSHSTCKSSADFVATSALPDDPAASQSEQAEAEDAANAAPSTLRASRDERIARALAESGGNVARAARLLGVSRGLIYRHRKAAD, from the coding sequence ATGGCCCAGTCCCAGCTCTTCTTTGGCACACCCGAGCAGCGCGCTGCGCTGGCCCGCGAGCGCTTCTTTGAATCAGGCGAGCGGCCGTCCGGCCTCGTCAGCGAGGCGGTCATCCAGTCCTGGTATCGCTGCGTGACGTCGGGTCGCAGCGCACGCGAGCCTCTGGTGCTTGACGCGGTCAGCAAGCTGAACATTGCAGCCGCGCTGCGCACCAGCCAGCAACTGCGGGAAGCCTCCGCGCCAGGCTTGAGCCGGCTCGAAACGGTACTGGCTGACACGCCCTGCCAGATCATCCTGACCAACCGCGACGGGATCGTGGTGTATGCGAGCCGCTGTCGGGACACGCACGAAGAGTTGCTGATGAAGGGGATCGCGCGGGTCGGTGTCGATCTTTCCGAACCCGCGCTCGGCACCACCGCACCTGGCATCGTGATGAAGACCGGGCAGGCCTGTGCCGTGCGCTGGGGAGAGCACTTCAACGAGGAGATCACCAACGTGCGGTGCACCGCGGCGCCGATTCACGACCTGGATGCCCAATTGGCCGGTGTACTGAATATTTCGGTCGAAGGGCGTTCGTTCGGCTTCGATGCCGCGACCCTGATCAGCACCTACGCAGGGATGATCGAATACCACCTCGTCGCGCGGCAGTCGCGCGGCATGTTGTTGTTGGCGTTCCAGGTCGAGCCCGGTTTGCTATCTCCGCCGCAGGCGGGATTGATGGTGGTCGACGAGAAGGGTCATCTAAAGTGGCTCAACGAAGTCGCCAGGCGCTTGACGGATGGCGCGATCGGGCAAGCGGTCGAGAGCGTACTCGGCTGGCCGATGCATACGCTGTGTGCGCTTCGCGAAGATCAACCGAAGCATCTGTGTCTGCCGAATGGACTGCGGGTTTGGGCGCTGGCGCATTGGCACCCGGACGATCGTACCGGTACCGGGCGAGCCGTTGCCGATACCGTCGGTGGCAGGACTGCCAGCCTCCCGGGCGACCGGACCGGCGGCTCGGTGAGCCATTCAACTTGCAAGTCGTCCGCAGATTTCGTCGCGACGTCCGCATTGCCGGATGATCCAGCGGCATCGCAGTCAGAACAGGCCGAGGCAGAAGATGCAGCGAACGCGGCACCGTCCACCCTGCGCGCGAGCCGGGACGAAAGGATCGCGCGTGCGCTTGCAGAAAGCGGCGGAAACGTGGCGCGTGCGGCACGCCTGCTCGGCGTCTCGCGCGGCCTGATCTATCGCCACCGCAAGGCGGCGGACTGA